Proteins encoded by one window of Ulvibacter sp. MAR_2010_11:
- the rbfA gene encoding 30S ribosome-binding factor RbfA produces the protein MESNRQKKIAGVLQADLANVLQGMLREAGQLGIIISVSKVKVTTDLSIAKVYASVFPAEKANTVTAELNELKSKIKHQIAQLTKHQLRKMPDLHFYNDDSLEYIENIEKAVKGQENPIQNPDILPKRKKT, from the coding sequence ATAGAAAGTAACAGACAAAAGAAAATTGCAGGAGTTTTACAAGCCGATTTGGCAAATGTACTGCAAGGAATGCTCCGCGAAGCCGGGCAACTAGGGATAATTATTTCCGTTTCAAAAGTAAAAGTAACGACCGATCTTTCCATTGCAAAGGTATACGCCAGTGTATTTCCTGCAGAAAAAGCTAATACCGTTACGGCCGAATTAAACGAACTGAAATCTAAAATCAAGCATCAAATCGCCCAGCTCACAAAACATCAGCTTCGTAAAATGCCCGATTTACACTTTTACAACGACGATTCTCTCGAGTATATAGAAAACATCGAAAAGGCTGTAAAAGGACAAGAAAATCCCATACAAAACCCGGATATTCTACCCAAGCGTAAAAAAACATAA
- the pdxA gene encoding 4-hydroxythreonine-4-phosphate dehydrogenase PdxA: MNQQDKIVLGISIGDLNGIGSEIILKTFEDNRILDFCTPVIFASVKLMSFYKKTYETDINFHGIENINDVLPKKVNVLNVWKEPVEINFGKEDKASGAYAIKSLQAAVSALKSNKIDVLVTAPIHKANIQSETFKFPGHTDYLARELEGESMMLMISEKLRVGLLTDHVPVKDVSKTITRELIEKKIITIHKTLIQDFGIERPKIAVLSINPHVGDNGVIGDEDDTVLIPTLDNLRKNGKIVYGPYAADSFFGSGNYKNFDAIIAAYHDQGLVPFKTIAFGTGVNYTAGLNKIRTSPDHGTAFDVAGKNVANADSFKEAVFSAIEIFKTRKEYLEISKNPLSTTRRKVLSKKKQ; this comes from the coding sequence ATGAATCAACAAGATAAAATAGTTTTGGGAATTTCGATTGGCGACTTAAACGGGATTGGCAGTGAAATCATTTTAAAAACATTTGAGGACAATCGCATCCTGGATTTTTGTACTCCCGTTATTTTTGCTTCCGTTAAATTGATGTCCTTCTACAAAAAAACATATGAGACCGATATAAATTTCCACGGAATAGAAAATATTAATGATGTGCTTCCCAAGAAGGTGAATGTCTTGAATGTTTGGAAGGAGCCTGTTGAAATTAATTTTGGAAAAGAGGATAAGGCAAGTGGAGCCTATGCCATCAAATCACTACAAGCGGCTGTTAGCGCATTAAAGTCAAACAAGATAGATGTACTTGTAACGGCACCCATACATAAGGCGAACATACAATCTGAAACTTTTAAGTTTCCGGGACACACAGATTATCTGGCCCGGGAGTTGGAAGGAGAAAGTATGATGTTAATGATCTCTGAAAAGCTTCGGGTGGGATTACTTACAGATCACGTGCCGGTTAAAGACGTTTCAAAAACAATTACCAGAGAGCTTATTGAAAAAAAAATAATTACTATTCATAAGACGCTAATTCAGGATTTCGGAATTGAAAGACCTAAAATTGCAGTACTCAGTATTAATCCGCATGTTGGAGATAACGGTGTTATTGGCGATGAAGACGATACAGTTTTAATTCCCACGTTGGACAACTTGCGAAAGAACGGCAAAATTGTCTACGGGCCTTATGCAGCCGATAGTTTTTTTGGTTCTGGGAATTATAAAAATTTCGATGCAATTATTGCCGCATATCACGATCAAGGTCTGGTTCCTTTTAAAACAATTGCCTTTGGCACAGGTGTTAATTACACCGCCGGCCTTAATAAAATTAGAACATCTCCCGATCATGGAACAGCTTTCGATGTTGCAGGAAAAAATGTTGCCAACGCCGATTCGTTTAAAGAAGCGGTCTTCAGTGCAATTGAAATATTTAAAACCCGAAAAGAATACTTGGAGATTTCAAAAAATCCGCTCTCAACAACCCGCCGAAAAGTGCTTTCAAAAAAGAAGCAATAA
- the lepA gene encoding translation elongation factor 4 — translation MKNIRNFCIIAHIDHGKSTLADRLLDATGSVTSREKQDQLLDNMDLERERGITIKSHAIQMDYVYEGEHYILNLIDTPGHVDFSYEVSRSIAACEGALLVVDAAQSIQAQTISNLYLALENDLEIIPVLNKVDLPSASPEEVTDDIVDLLGCKHEDVIPASAKTGIGIEEILKAIIERVPPPKGNPEESLQALIFDSVYNPFRGVETYFRVLNGEIRKGQHIKFMATGKSYFADEVGTLKLKQQPKDVIRTGDVGYLITGIKEAKEVKVGDTITDSKRPTTNMIEGFEDVKPMVFAGIYPVDTEDYEELRSSMEKLQLNDASLVFIPESSMALGFGFRCGFLGMLHLEIIQERLEREFDMTVITTVPNVSYHAYTNREPNTIVLVNNPSDLPEPSSLNRVEEPYIKATIITKSDFVGSVMSLCIEKRGEITNQTYLTTERVELSFDMPLAEIVFDFYDRLKTVSKGYASFDYSPIGMRTSQLVKVDVLLNGNIVDALSALLHKDNAYDIGKKMCEKLRQLIPRQQFDIPIQAAIGAKIISRETVKALRKDVTAKCYGGDISRKRKLLEKQKKGKKRMRQVGNVEIPQEAFMAVLKLND, via the coding sequence ATGAAGAATATTAGAAATTTTTGCATCATTGCACACATAGATCACGGGAAGAGTACCTTAGCCGATCGTTTGTTGGATGCCACCGGATCAGTAACTAGTCGGGAGAAACAAGATCAGTTGCTGGACAATATGGATTTGGAGCGTGAACGCGGTATTACCATTAAAAGTCATGCCATTCAGATGGATTATGTTTATGAAGGAGAGCACTATATACTAAACCTAATTGATACTCCCGGACACGTAGATTTTTCATACGAAGTTTCCAGGTCGATTGCCGCCTGTGAAGGGGCATTATTGGTTGTCGATGCTGCTCAGAGTATTCAGGCGCAAACTATTTCGAATTTATACTTGGCCCTGGAAAATGATTTGGAAATCATTCCTGTACTTAATAAAGTAGATCTTCCTTCGGCAAGCCCGGAAGAGGTAACCGATGACATTGTAGATTTATTGGGTTGTAAGCATGAAGATGTAATCCCTGCGAGTGCCAAAACGGGAATTGGGATTGAAGAAATATTAAAAGCAATTATCGAACGAGTTCCTCCACCTAAAGGAAATCCCGAGGAATCTTTGCAAGCCTTGATTTTCGATTCGGTTTACAATCCGTTTCGAGGTGTTGAAACCTATTTTAGGGTTCTCAATGGAGAAATTAGAAAAGGACAACACATAAAATTTATGGCAACCGGCAAATCCTATTTTGCCGATGAAGTAGGCACGCTCAAACTCAAGCAACAGCCCAAAGATGTTATAAGAACCGGAGACGTGGGTTACCTCATCACCGGAATTAAAGAAGCGAAAGAAGTAAAGGTAGGAGACACTATTACCGATTCAAAACGTCCTACCACCAATATGATTGAAGGTTTTGAGGATGTAAAGCCTATGGTTTTTGCAGGAATCTATCCCGTAGATACCGAAGATTACGAAGAACTTCGTTCCTCCATGGAAAAATTGCAACTTAACGATGCTTCGTTGGTTTTTATTCCCGAAAGTTCCATGGCGCTAGGGTTTGGTTTCCGATGTGGTTTCTTAGGAATGTTGCATCTGGAAATTATTCAGGAGCGATTGGAGAGGGAATTCGATATGACGGTAATTACCACCGTTCCCAACGTATCGTATCATGCATATACCAACCGGGAACCAAATACTATAGTTTTAGTCAATAATCCATCCGATTTGCCCGAGCCTTCTTCGTTAAATCGAGTGGAAGAGCCTTATATAAAAGCTACCATCATTACGAAATCCGATTTTGTAGGTTCAGTGATGTCCCTTTGTATTGAAAAAAGAGGAGAAATTACAAATCAGACATACTTAACGACAGAACGTGTTGAGCTTTCATTTGATATGCCATTGGCTGAAATTGTGTTCGATTTCTATGACCGATTAAAAACGGTTTCGAAAGGCTATGCTTCTTTTGATTATTCGCCTATTGGAATGCGCACATCACAACTTGTAAAAGTTGATGTGTTGTTAAACGGAAATATTGTCGATGCGCTTTCTGCCTTATTGCACAAGGACAATGCCTATGATATAGGAAAGAAAATGTGCGAAAAGCTTCGGCAGCTTATTCCGAGGCAACAGTTCGATATTCCAATACAAGCAGCTATTGGCGCAAAAATTATTTCGAGAGAAACCGTAAAGGCACTTCGAAAGGATGTAACTGCAAAATGTTACGGTGGTGATATTTCACGAAAACGAAAGCTATTGGAAAAGCAGAAAAAAGGAAAGAAGAGAATGAGACAGGTTGGTAACGTTGAAATTCCACAGGAAGCTTTTATGGCAGTACTTAAGTTGAACGACTAA
- the rpmF gene encoding 50S ribosomal protein L32 → MAHPKRKISKTRRDKRRTHYKATAPQIATDPTTGEAHLYHRAHWHEGKLYYRGQIVIDATEEVEA, encoded by the coding sequence ATGGCACATCCTAAAAGAAAAATCTCAAAAACCAGAAGAGATAAAAGAAGAACACATTACAAAGCAACTGCTCCTCAAATTGCAACCGATCCAACTACCGGAGAGGCGCATTTATACCATAGAGCTCATTGGCACGAAGGTAAATTGTACTATAGAGGTCAAATTGTAATTGATGCAACCGAAGAGGTAGAAGCATAA
- the mce gene encoding methylmalonyl-CoA epimerase yields the protein MKKIEHIGIAVRNLEEANKTYKSLLGFEHYKTEAVESDGVMTSFFTCGESKIELLEATSPESPVAKFIEKRGEGIHHIAFYVDDIVAEMARLKNEGFTVLSEKPKRGADNKWVAFLHPKSAHGVLIELCQEITEDH from the coding sequence ATGAAAAAAATTGAGCATATAGGCATAGCTGTTCGAAATCTCGAAGAAGCAAATAAGACTTATAAAAGTCTGTTGGGTTTTGAGCATTATAAGACAGAAGCGGTTGAAAGTGATGGAGTTATGACCTCTTTTTTTACTTGTGGAGAAAGTAAAATTGAACTTTTGGAGGCTACAAGCCCCGAAAGCCCGGTGGCCAAATTTATTGAGAAACGAGGAGAAGGGATCCATCATATTGCTTTTTACGTAGATGATATAGTCGCTGAAATGGCACGATTAAAAAACGAAGGATTTACAGTTCTAAGTGAAAAGCCAAAAAGAGGAGCTGATAATAAATGGGTTGCTTTTTTACACCCGAAATCGGCTCACGGAGTGCTTATAGAATTGTGCCAGGAAATTACAGAAGATCATTGA
- a CDS encoding beta-ketoacyl-ACP synthase III — MSTITAAITAVGGYVPDYVLTNQILETMVDTNDEWITTRTGIKERRILKDKNKGTSYLAIQAAKDLLNKSNTNPEDIDMVIMATATPDMPVAVTGVYVATEIGAVNAFSYDLVAACSSFLFGMSTAAKYIESGRYKKVLLIGADKMSSIIDYEDRATCIIFGDGAGAVLFEPNTEGLGVKDEILRTDGIGRPHLKIDAGGSILPASAETVANKQHYVFQDGKTVFKFAVSNMADVSEKIMNRNGLSGEDVQWLVPHQANKRIIDATAKRMNLPEEKVMMNIHKYGNTTSATLPLCLQDYEKQLKKGDNLVFASFGGGFTWGAVYLKWAYNS, encoded by the coding sequence ATGAGTACAATCACAGCAGCAATTACCGCTGTAGGGGGCTATGTACCGGACTACGTTCTCACCAACCAAATATTGGAGACAATGGTGGACACTAATGACGAATGGATAACAACGCGTACCGGAATTAAGGAACGCAGGATATTAAAAGATAAAAACAAAGGCACTTCTTACCTTGCCATTCAGGCAGCCAAAGACCTTCTTAATAAAAGCAATACAAATCCCGAAGATATCGATATGGTGATTATGGCGACAGCCACGCCCGATATGCCCGTTGCCGTAACAGGTGTTTATGTCGCTACCGAAATAGGTGCTGTAAATGCGTTTTCATATGACCTTGTTGCGGCCTGTTCCAGTTTTCTTTTTGGAATGTCAACAGCAGCAAAATATATAGAATCGGGTAGATATAAGAAAGTACTTCTAATTGGCGCCGATAAAATGTCTTCCATTATCGATTATGAAGATCGGGCTACTTGTATCATCTTTGGTGATGGAGCAGGTGCCGTACTTTTTGAACCCAACACGGAAGGTCTTGGTGTTAAGGATGAAATCTTGCGTACCGACGGAATAGGAAGACCTCACCTGAAAATAGATGCAGGAGGTTCCATACTTCCAGCTTCAGCCGAAACTGTAGCCAATAAACAGCACTATGTTTTTCAGGACGGAAAAACAGTTTTTAAATTTGCCGTATCCAACATGGCCGATGTGAGCGAAAAAATAATGAATCGCAACGGTCTTTCAGGAGAGGATGTACAATGGCTGGTTCCGCACCAGGCGAATAAAAGAATTATAGACGCTACAGCAAAAAGAATGAATTTACCAGAAGAAAAAGTGATGATGAATATTCATAAATATGGAAATACAACATCTGCAACACTTCCGCTTTGCCTTCAGGATTACGAAAAACAGCTTAAAAAAGGAGATAATTTAGTATTTGCCTCATTTGGAGGAGGCTTTACCTGGGGCGCCGTTTATTTAAAATGGGCTTACAATTCATAA
- a CDS encoding DUF177 domain-containing protein produces the protein MKELKEFTIPFVGLKLGEHRFDFTIGKTFFEHFEYDEFNDANIKLDVLLLKKTTLLEFTLSFEGSVNVNCDITNEPYNQEISGNFYFVVQFGDEFNDENEELLILPHGSYEVNIQQYVYESIVLAIPAKRIHPGVIDGTLKSDILTKLEELSLKEEEDISPEKGDTTDPRWDSLKKLLTDK, from the coding sequence ATGAAGGAACTGAAAGAATTTACCATTCCGTTCGTTGGATTGAAATTAGGAGAACATCGATTTGATTTTACCATTGGGAAAACGTTCTTTGAGCATTTTGAGTATGACGAATTTAATGATGCAAACATTAAACTCGATGTATTGCTGTTGAAAAAAACAACCTTACTTGAATTTACACTTTCTTTTGAAGGGTCCGTAAATGTAAATTGTGATATCACCAACGAACCCTATAATCAGGAGATTTCGGGAAATTTTTACTTTGTGGTTCAATTTGGAGATGAATTCAACGACGAAAACGAAGAACTTTTAATACTTCCACACGGAAGTTATGAGGTGAATATTCAGCAATATGTGTACGAGTCGATTGTGCTGGCAATACCCGCCAAGCGAATTCATCCGGGAGTAATAGACGGGACATTAAAAAGCGACATACTTACAAAACTTGAAGAATTAAGCCTTAAGGAAGAAGAAGATATTTCACCGGAGAAAGGTGATACAACAGACCCACGTTGGGACTCATTAAAAAAACTATTAACGGATAAATAA
- a CDS encoding ABC transporter permease, with product MRFPLYIAKRYLFSKSSNNAINVITGIAAVGVVVGAMSLFIVLSGFSGLKDFSLQFTNVFDSDLKIYPESGKTISFTETQALQLQNVEGVKAFSKIIEERIFLQYKGKNHIAYIKGIDENYKRVNQLDSILYFGSWLVPDESEVVIGLGTAAKLSVGVQDYMDLLEIYVPKPGTGQINPLDPSQAFTKENAVASGVYQVNEDLDSKYVFSDIDFARSLLQMDSSKVSSVEIKLFPGYDEANVRSKIIPIFSEGIILKNRIQQNDALYKMLNTENIAVYLIFTLVLIIALFNVIGSIIMMILDKRKNIKTLYNMGATLKDIRKIFFFQGTLLTTLGGIVGILLGVLAVAAQLKFEFINITASLPYPVKLKPINILIVFATISILGLLASKIASGRVREKLLS from the coding sequence TTGAGATTCCCTTTGTACATTGCCAAAAGGTATCTGTTTTCCAAAAGCAGTAATAATGCTATAAACGTTATTACAGGAATAGCGGCAGTTGGTGTTGTCGTGGGAGCCATGTCTTTATTTATAGTGCTTTCGGGGTTCTCGGGATTAAAAGATTTTAGTCTCCAATTCACCAATGTCTTCGATAGCGATTTAAAAATATATCCCGAAAGCGGAAAAACAATTTCCTTTACTGAAACGCAGGCGCTACAATTGCAAAATGTTGAAGGCGTGAAGGCCTTTTCAAAAATTATTGAGGAGCGTATCTTTCTTCAGTATAAAGGGAAAAATCATATCGCTTATATTAAGGGAATTGACGAAAACTATAAGCGGGTAAATCAGTTAGACAGTATACTGTATTTTGGCAGCTGGCTCGTGCCTGATGAAAGTGAGGTAGTAATTGGATTGGGCACCGCCGCAAAACTATCTGTTGGGGTACAGGACTATATGGATTTGCTGGAAATTTATGTTCCCAAACCGGGAACCGGACAAATAAACCCGCTGGATCCTTCACAGGCATTTACAAAAGAAAATGCCGTTGCCTCAGGGGTTTATCAGGTTAATGAAGATCTGGACAGTAAATATGTATTTTCAGACATCGATTTTGCACGTTCTCTATTACAAATGGATAGCTCGAAGGTTTCTTCGGTCGAAATAAAATTGTTTCCAGGTTACGACGAGGCGAATGTTCGCTCTAAAATTATTCCAATTTTTTCCGAAGGAATTATTCTAAAAAACAGAATTCAGCAAAACGATGCGCTCTATAAGATGCTGAACACCGAAAACATTGCGGTCTACCTCATCTTTACGTTGGTTCTCATTATTGCGCTTTTCAACGTAATCGGTTCTATTATAATGATGATTCTCGACAAGCGAAAAAATATCAAAACACTCTATAATATGGGGGCTACGCTGAAAGATATCCGAAAGATTTTCTTTTTTCAAGGTACTTTGCTAACCACACTAGGTGGAATTGTAGGGATATTATTAGGAGTGTTGGCGGTTGCGGCTCAGTTAAAGTTTGAATTTATCAATATCACGGCATCACTCCCTTATCCGGTTAAGTTGAAGCCCATAAATATTCTGATTGTTTTTGCAACTATTTCAATTTTAGGCTTGCTGGCCTCAAAAATTGCATCGGGAAGAGTGCGGGAAAAACTATTGTCTTAA
- the dusB gene encoding tRNA dihydrouridine synthase DusB: MAMIGNINVGEFPLLLAPMEDVSDPPFRALCKEQGADVVYTEFISSEGLIRDAAKSVMKLDIYEKERPVGIQIFGAVLDSMLQSVEIVEASGPDIIDINFGCPVKKVVCKGAGAGILKDIDLMVSLTEAMVKHTKLPITVKTRLGWDHDSIKIVEVAERLQDVGCQAISIHGRTRAQMYKGEADWRPISEVKNNQRMHIPIFGNGDVDTPEKAMEMRDKFGLDGAMIGRASIGYPWFFKEVKHYFKTGEHCPPPTMTERVDAAKRHLQMAIDWKGEKLGVFETRRHYTNYFKGIPDFKEYRMKMVTSDDSASVFEAFDEVLELFGDYQFA, from the coding sequence ATGGCAATGATAGGCAACATAAATGTGGGAGAATTCCCGTTACTCCTCGCTCCTATGGAGGATGTGAGTGATCCACCTTTTAGAGCACTTTGTAAAGAACAAGGCGCCGATGTGGTGTACACCGAGTTTATTTCTTCGGAAGGATTAATTCGTGATGCCGCCAAGAGTGTTATGAAGCTGGATATTTATGAAAAGGAGCGACCGGTAGGGATTCAGATTTTTGGAGCAGTATTGGATTCTATGTTGCAGAGTGTTGAAATTGTGGAAGCCAGCGGCCCCGATATTATTGATATTAACTTTGGCTGTCCGGTAAAGAAAGTGGTTTGTAAAGGCGCCGGAGCAGGAATCTTAAAAGATATCGACTTGATGGTTTCCTTGACCGAAGCCATGGTAAAACACACCAAACTTCCTATTACCGTTAAAACCAGATTGGGCTGGGATCATGATTCCATTAAAATTGTTGAAGTTGCAGAACGTCTTCAGGATGTGGGTTGTCAGGCTATTTCAATTCACGGCCGTACACGGGCTCAAATGTACAAAGGGGAAGCAGATTGGAGACCTATTTCAGAAGTGAAAAACAATCAGCGGATGCATATTCCCATTTTCGGAAACGGAGATGTAGACACTCCCGAAAAAGCGATGGAAATGCGCGACAAGTTTGGACTTGACGGCGCGATGATTGGTCGGGCAAGTATTGGTTATCCCTGGTTTTTTAAAGAAGTAAAGCATTATTTTAAAACCGGAGAACACTGTCCCCCACCTACGATGACGGAACGAGTGGATGCTGCGAAGCGTCACTTACAGATGGCAATCGATTGGAAAGGTGAAAAACTAGGAGTTTTTGAAACCAGACGCCATTACACGAATTATTTTAAAGGAATTCCCGATTTTAAGGAATATAGAATGAAAATGGTCACCAGTGACGATTCGGCTTCGGTATTTGAAGCTTTTGATGAGGTTTTGGAGCTATTTGGAGACTACCAATTTGCTTAA
- a CDS encoding riboflavin synthase, with amino-acid sequence MFTGIIEAIGEITSLHKEGENLSIQIKSELSAELKIDQSVSHDGVCLTVVDITPGHYTVTAIRETLEKTNLGALHAGSRINLERAMKLGDRLDGHLVQGHIDQTGICKEIVEADGSWYFVFNYDASKGNITIEKGSITVNGVSLTVVDSKKDSFRVAIIPYTYWNTTFQNIKVESKVNLEFDVVGKYLKRLIPAF; translated from the coding sequence ATGTTTACAGGAATTATTGAAGCAATTGGAGAAATAACTTCCCTTCATAAAGAAGGCGAAAACCTTTCCATTCAAATTAAAAGTGAGTTAAGCGCTGAGCTCAAAATTGACCAAAGTGTTTCACACGATGGAGTGTGTTTAACAGTTGTAGATATAACTCCCGGGCATTATACAGTTACGGCAATTAGAGAAACACTGGAGAAAACAAACCTTGGAGCTTTACATGCTGGAAGTCGTATAAATTTAGAGCGTGCAATGAAACTGGGAGATCGTCTCGACGGGCATTTGGTACAAGGACATATTGACCAAACCGGTATTTGTAAAGAGATTGTTGAAGCCGATGGCAGCTGGTATTTTGTGTTTAACTACGACGCTTCGAAGGGAAATATTACCATTGAGAAAGGTTCAATAACTGTTAACGGAGTAAGTCTTACGGTAGTGGATTCAAAAAAAGACTCGTTTAGGGTTGCAATTATTCCCTATACATATTGGAATACGACCTTTCAAAATATAAAAGTTGAATCTAAAGTAAATCTTGAATTTGATGTTGTAGGAAAGTACCTAAAAAGGCTTATCCCGGCTTTTTGA
- a CDS encoding TonB-dependent receptor domain-containing protein, which translates to MKTFLTLILLLFCATPILAQTASVKGKVVDDKNNPLPLVTVLLYTEGSGQPSAGTSTDDDGLFLLNNLVAGNYTLEFSYIGYQSITNSVLISETLDLGIITLAEAPEALGETVVEVRRPTIQKEPGKLIFNVENTSLSTGNTFDLLTKTPGVIVIQDQVTIKSKPTLIFINGKRVYLSATEAASLLKNVDASIIKSVEVISNPSANYDAEAGAVLNIITSRAISVGYKGVINGRYEQAVYPKYSIGTSHFYKNDWVNFYTGYSFNPKKEYKDQFDEIVFYEPSGDIKSIWNTDFTRTTKSYVHQGNLIADFSINEKNTLSFSSNIFVSPNKQFTNTVAAEIANAQQQLDSTFLTNSDLKNNQYNLAFTGEYKTILDEKGSSLAATANYILYDEDQNQDVITNYFLPNGDFIRESSFFTKSLQQSNILTTGLDLNIPLESSTIDAGVKYSNIDTQSGLDYFNTVNNSMQFNPALSDSFDYEESIYAAYFNFSKEWTKWQFTLGLRTEFTKVNGDSQSLGIVNTQEYLDWFPAGSLQYHINDFNSIGLSYARHIQRPRYQSLNPFKYFLNENNFNGGNPNLVPAIDEKITLSYSHKSKWFFDLYYQQTKDALSLLRFQDNEAQILRTEDANLIKEFQYSLDIVHVSSLTSWWYMSLYTSGFYFENEFYAMESVEETYVNSTYGVYGQIYNGLTITKDRSWSGDITATYLSDFIYASHDYGNQFSLSFSIRKSFWNNTASITAGINDVLDTYNVPVVSKYYNQNNSYFAQPESRLYRVSFKYTFGNASLRDNNRDNKPVETERLEKKDP; encoded by the coding sequence ATGAAAACCTTTCTAACCCTGATACTGCTGTTGTTTTGCGCAACACCCATCTTGGCTCAAACCGCTTCGGTTAAGGGGAAGGTTGTAGACGATAAAAACAATCCTCTGCCACTTGTGACAGTCTTACTTTATACAGAAGGGTCCGGACAGCCTTCAGCAGGAACTTCCACAGATGATGACGGATTATTTTTACTGAATAATCTGGTTGCCGGAAACTATACTCTTGAGTTCAGCTATATTGGTTATCAATCTATTACCAATAGTGTCCTTATTTCTGAAACACTTGACCTGGGCATCATCACACTTGCTGAAGCACCCGAGGCATTGGGCGAAACGGTCGTGGAAGTTAGAAGACCAACTATTCAGAAAGAGCCGGGAAAACTAATTTTTAATGTTGAAAACACCTCTTTATCTACCGGAAACACCTTCGACTTACTCACAAAAACACCCGGTGTTATTGTAATTCAGGATCAGGTGACCATTAAAAGCAAACCCACACTTATATTTATTAACGGAAAAAGAGTCTATCTGTCGGCTACCGAAGCGGCTTCACTTTTAAAAAATGTGGATGCTTCAATTATTAAATCGGTTGAAGTAATAAGCAATCCTTCAGCAAATTACGACGCCGAAGCAGGTGCTGTTCTTAATATTATTACTTCAAGAGCCATTTCGGTTGGGTATAAAGGAGTTATCAACGGACGTTACGAACAGGCAGTCTATCCAAAATATTCCATTGGGACATCGCATTTCTACAAGAATGATTGGGTTAACTTTTATACAGGGTATAGTTTTAATCCGAAGAAAGAATACAAAGACCAATTCGATGAAATCGTCTTTTATGAGCCAAGCGGAGATATAAAATCTATTTGGAATACCGATTTTACCAGAACTACAAAATCGTATGTGCATCAGGGAAATCTTATAGCCGACTTTTCAATTAATGAAAAGAATACGTTAAGCTTCTCATCAAACATATTTGTCTCGCCTAACAAACAATTTACAAATACGGTTGCTGCCGAAATTGCCAATGCACAACAACAATTGGATTCCACGTTCTTGACCAACAGCGATTTGAAAAACAATCAGTACAACCTCGCTTTTACAGGAGAGTATAAAACCATTCTCGATGAAAAAGGTTCCAGTCTAGCCGCAACTGCCAATTACATTTTGTACGACGAAGACCAAAATCAAGATGTAATTACCAACTATTTTTTACCCAACGGAGATTTTATTAGAGAAAGCAGCTTTTTTACAAAATCCTTGCAGCAAAGCAACATACTTACCACAGGATTGGATTTAAACATACCCTTAGAATCTTCAACTATTGACGCAGGGGTTAAATATTCGAATATCGACACCCAAAGCGGGCTCGATTATTTTAACACGGTGAATAACAGCATGCAATTCAATCCCGCTTTATCCGATTCTTTTGACTATGAAGAATCGATTTATGCTGCCTATTTCAACTTTTCGAAAGAATGGACTAAGTGGCAATTCACATTGGGACTACGAACAGAATTTACCAAGGTAAATGGAGACTCACAATCTCTAGGGATTGTAAACACCCAGGAATATCTCGATTGGTTTCCGGCGGGTTCACTGCAATATCATATCAACGACTTTAATTCCATAGGATTGAGTTATGCGAGACATATTCAGCGCCCGAGATACCAGAGTTTAAATCCGTTTAAGTATTTTTTAAATGAAAACAATTTCAATGGAGGGAATCCGAATCTGGTGCCGGCCATCGACGAAAAGATTACATTAAGCTACAGTCATAAAAGCAAATGGTTTTTCGATCTGTATTATCAGCAAACAAAGGACGCATTAAGCTTGTTGCGCTTTCAGGATAATGAGGCGCAAATACTACGTACCGAAGACGCCAATTTAATTAAGGAATTTCAATACAGTCTGGATATAGTACACGTCTCCTCCCTAACTTCCTGGTGGTATATGAGTTTGTATACCTCCGGATTTTATTTTGAAAACGAATTCTACGCCATGGAAAGCGTTGAAGAAACCTATGTTAACAGTACGTATGGGGTGTATGGGCAGATTTATAACGGACTTACAATAACCAAAGACAGAAGTTGGTCCGGAGACATTACCGCAACGTATCTTTCCGATTTTATCTATGCTTCTCACGATTACGGCAATCAGTTTTCGCTGTCTTTTTCTATTCGGAAATCATTTTGGAATAACACCGCCAGTATTACTGCGGGGATAAATGATGTACTGGATACTTATAACGTCCCTGTGGTTTCAAAATACTACAATCAGAATAACAGTTATTTCGCCCAACCCGAATCCAGACTCTACCGGGTAAGCTTTAAATATACCTTCGGAAACGCCAGCCTACGCGACAATAATCGCGATAATAAGCCGGTTGAAACCGAACGTTTGGAGAAGAAAGACCCCTAG